The following are encoded in a window of Hippoglossus stenolepis isolate QCI-W04-F060 chromosome 10, HSTE1.2, whole genome shotgun sequence genomic DNA:
- the slc18b1 gene encoding MFS-type transporter SLC18B1, translated as MEAVEDPQQTEEPTHAPSSRMTRRQLLTLISMASVNFSSMICYSILGPFFPTEAVKKGASQTVVGLIFGCYALCNLFGSLIMGRYIVQIGAKFMLIAGLFVSSGCTIVFGLLDRVPAGPAFITLCFVVRSVDAVGFAAAMTSSFAVTAKIFPNNVATVLGSLEIFTGLGLILGPPLGGWLYQLFGYEVPFMLLGCFLLLMVPFNVYILPTIDADPSKDSFFRLLSQVKIVLICFVIFTLSAGLGFLDATLSLFAIETFGLSPGYVGLILLGFSLPYCLASPVMGYFTDKYPATRSSFMVAGGVATAVGFCFLGPVPFLHIQSQLWLVVLMLSVIGFSLGMTALPTFPEIITCAYENGFQEGLSTLGMVSGLFGAVWSFGMFYGPIVGGLLTQHLSFQWAAAVQGGLAFMAAFLLAVYYLFQRPQQRVSEDGSRQTDETTPLLNE; from the exons ATGGAGGCGGTCGAGGATCCCCAGCAAACAG AGGAGCCGACACACGCTCCCTCCAGCCGCATGACGAGGAGGCAGCTCCTCACTTTAATATCCATGGCATCCGTGAACTTCAGCTCGATGATATGTTACTCCATATTAGGCCCCTTCTTCCCCACTGAG GCGGTGAAGAAAGGAGCCAGTCAAACAGTCGTCGGCCTCATATTTGGCTGCTACGCCCTCTGCAATTTATTTGGTTCATTGATAATGGGAAGATAT ATCGTCCAAATTGGTGCAAAGTTTATGCTCATTGCAGGACTTTTTGTGTCGTCGGGCTGCACCATTGTGTTTGG ACTACTCGACCGGGTTCCTGCAGGACCTGCCTTCATCACCCTGTGCTTTGTAGTGAGGTCCGTCGACGCCGTGGGCTTCGCCGCTGCCATGACCTCCTCTTTTGCAGTCACAGCTAAAATATTCCCAAACAATGTGGCGACTGTTTTG ggtAGTTTGGAGATTTTCACGGGACTCGGCCTCATTCTGGGGCCTCCACTGGGAGGATGGCTCTATCAGTTGTTTGGATATGAGGTCCCTTTCATGCTGCTCGGATGTTTCCTGTTGCTCATGGTTCCTTTCAACGTTTACATCTTACCAACCATAG ACGCAGACCCCTCAAAGGATTCCTTCTTTCGGCTTCTCTCCCAAGTGAAAATAGTCCTCATCTGCTTTGTGATATTCACTCTTAGTGCAGGTTTGGGTTTCTTGGACGCCACGTTGTCCCTGTTTGCTATTGAGACG TTTGGTCTGTCGCCCGGCTACGTGGGACTCATCTTGCTTGGTTTTTCGTTGCCGTACTGTCTGGCATCGCCGGTGATGGGTTATTTCACTGATAAATATCCC GCCACGAGGAGTTCGTTCATGGTGGCGGGAGGTGTGGCCACAGCAGTCGGGTTCTGTTTCCTCGGTCCCGTTCCTTTCCTTCACATCCAGAG TCAGCTGTGGTTAGTGGTGCTCATGCTCAGTGTCATTGGGTTTTCTCTGGGCATGACTGCACTCCCCACGTTCCCTGAGATCATCACATGTGCATA TGAAAATGGATTTCAAGAAGGACTAAGTACTCTGGGAATGGTGTCTGGGCTGTTCGGTGCAGTCTGGTCATTTGG gatgttttatggCCCAATAGTCGGTGGTCTTCTCACACAGCACCTGAGCTTCCAGTGGGCGGCTGCCGTCCAAGGAGGCTTGGCGTTTATGGCA GCCTTTCTCCTCGCTGTGTATTATCTCTTTCAACGACCACAGCAAAG GGTTTCAGAAGATGGGAGCCGACAAACGGATGAGACCACTCCTCTCCTGAATGAATGA